The genomic region gggcgatatcgggatgatcaaagggggggcttgcctggaagctccatggaaaaggaagaagtgtcgttgtcgacgtagtcgatcaccggggcatcatcggcctcggggtctaccggagagaagaggggggagaaacaataaatataagcaAACAGGtgcaacactaagcatgacatgacaaaaagTAGAACTAGGAtcgacctaacgtagtactacacgttgcagacgaaggGGATAAACATCTGAGGATGAATTCCCGCCATTAAGTGGGTTCCGGACAGAGGAAAagaggggaaaagttccatgtttAGGAtgataggggcatgtgacagatgaacggaccacatattcggatttattgaatttttctgagcaactttcatgtagaaaaccttttcatccgagatacagtttattttctatgaattttcaaagttttaaaacattttctaGATTTCTGGAATATATCTAAATTCGAATTTAAACAGTGTATTACTTTTTATACACACACGCAGCTAGCCTATTagaatgacaggtggggtccaatGGCTGAGTCAGCATACATAGTCAGCAAGTCCATAGTCAAAGTGTGAATAGTGGCCATGGGGCCTACTTGTCATTGACTACTATTTTAACTAAAGGGTTATTTAGTGTGAGGGACCACCTGTCACAAAACATTAGGCTATTTAACATAAAAAGTAGCTGCCCTAAACTAAACTAATTAGTACTAACTAATCTGGATAGGGCCGGCCTCATACCCAGAGTACACGCACGCACACCACACAACACACTCGGCCATGGCAGTGGCCATGGCCTGTAGCAACAGCAACCGGCGGTAGCAGTACCTAGCAGCAGCGCATAGCAGGAGCAGCTAGTGGGAGCAGGACATCACGATGACAAGTAGTAGCGGCAATAGTCGAgtagcaacaacaacaagaagtagCAGGGCGAGTGCGAGAGCCGCGAGTGGCGCGGGCGCTCGGCCAGGGTGCAGTGGGTGCACGCACGCGTGGACGGACACAACCAGGGGTGAACGAGGGCGCGGGCTGCAGCAGGCATGTGACGGCGGGCACGAGCGTACACATGCGGCAGGGGCATGCGGGCGCGTGCGTGGACGCGATGCTTCAGCAATGGCGGCCTCAGCGAGCGCAGGCAACATACGGCGACGGATCGACGGGGCAAAACAGGGGAATCAAGGGAGGAGCTCACAGTGAGCACGaaggcgaggtcggggaggccggAGGTGGACCGGAGCAGCGGTAATCGACGCCGGACGCCGGCGATGTACGCGTTGAAGACGAGGTCGATGGCGAGTGTACGGGCCATCCTTGCTCGATTCAGTGCTCGGGGTAGACGAAGTAGACCGCGACAGTTCTCCTGGACCTCTTGGCGCGACGAGAGGAGGCCAGTGGCCGCGACATCGACGACGACATggggacggcggcgctcgggcgcgCTTCCGATTGAGATAAAGAGATGGAGGAATAAAGAGGGGATTAGGGTTCGGTGAAGGGGGCGTGCGGCGGTGTTTTGTAGGGCACCGGGGAGGTCGGCGATGGCCGGCACGTGGCCCTGGCCGTGGGATGACCGCCACGGCCACCCCCTGCATCCAACCCTCCACTGTAGCATAAGGAAGGAGACTCTTGGGAGGTTGGGCTGGGCCTCTACTTTTTCCTTCATAGTGAGCCAAAAGTGCATAGAGCAATTTCAGTTTTACATTTCTGAAAAAAGGATAACTACTGTTTTGTATTTGAATAAGCTTTCAAACCATTTTTGTTGCACATGGAATTTGTCACACAATTACCACGGAATAATTTTAAGCTAGGAAAAGAAAGTTTGGGGGCAAAAGGAGTTCAATAATTAATTTTTTATTTTGAAAAGGTCAATTTATTTCTTGTTCGACCACTTATAATATTTCTAGGGGCATCTTAGTGATTCAAACAGATTTGATTTCTCCAAGAAAAATACTTGGGGATTATTTGCAACATCACGGACATTTTTTTTGCATGATAGAAGAAGTAAACATTTGATTTGTATTTCAAATGGAATTTGGCTTTGATTTTCATCAAGTGGCAATTTAGTTTGAAAAACATGACGATGTGGCATCATTAAAGGGGAGATCActatagcatgattctcggggtgttacaaatctcctccactacaagaaatctcgtcccgagatttaggaggggaagTGAGGGGGAAGCTATACGGACGGATGTCTGAAAGGTTCGGCATCCGATAGTTATCTCAAGGAAGGAGATTTTAGTAGCACCACGAAACGCATCGAGAGTGATATAATGAGGTTCAACAAGTTTCCATCAGGTAGGCATCCAGTTGATGCCTAAAACAGGTGatgaaggggtttagagcaatgaaGAATAATGTTGCCTCTGATACCAGAGTGAAACATGGTGAGAAGGTTAGCTCGTGAATTACGTACGAACCCAAGTGCAAAGAATATTTCGAcatcaaggttgtacaggagagttaggtttcgatcccgtgaaattgtgggttatgggcccaccatgtggttaaaagtaggaagggtgctaACATTCTGCACAGTCATGATAATAAGGCtggtcagagggtagcctgtcagttatgttggcaacaactttggtaccaagggcgagggacgaagagaaccattttcccgctcgttgaaacaagacggaccaataggcaaagttctcgtccatcggtagttactggaatgtcatcaacagtagtaacagggtctttctgacagagttgtacaccgaggtgcttacataagcagggaattttCTCTGCTCAGATAAGTTAGATTactagaaaggttaaacaaaacaatggaaagaaaaaggtGATTATTAATTTAACTAGAACAAtgtaaaggaaaatgtgtttaaacacaaataTCAGGAGAATATCCTTCCCATGGACAAGCAaaggatgatatccatgacaggagaGTAAGTAGATTACCATTTAGGTACTGGGGAGAGGAATgttcatgacgttacccatacaacagtgtttggacaagtgatcaagaaacatttagcattgcgcctcAATGTTCTTAATGATGTTCGGAGTACCACAATCATGCTTAGGGGTAGCATTAACATGGCTATCAGGTAAAGGTcggaccttgggaacacaaaggaCCCATCAGGAATTTCGAGAACATCTCATGTAATTTTTATTGGGAAAAGATAAGGATGTGgccgatgggctcaacagcaatccATTGACATGTCAAAAAGGGTGTATTTCCAAAGATTATCTGCTCAAGTTTGGTGTTGGGGGAAAGGCAAGAATGTTtttgatgataacacaaatcattgaggggcaaagatggtacttctcatcatgaattcaatagatatcttggaagagcttagaacgttgatgatgatcatgacacatttgtcaagagatttcatgaagatgtaatcgatcggcgatgacatcaaggcAATGGAATGGTGAatcaaaaggttattggaaccacggatatgaCACAAACTCAGAATCAGGCTTGCTGTTCGAGGTGAAacaatatgacgaggaagatcgacgtaagcttagctcatcatcgaaaattatGCTCCgagaaggactaggtagcacaattaaaacttagcacgataatgatatagccgaccaAGCTAGGAATGACTCGGAGGATTATtgaactcataagcaacgaaaattacttagagttattgaatcggagtgcgggatcgattcacttatcggtgttttcggttgacaaacaacccagaacccatgaagtgacaatGACAGGGAAAGGTAGTCCTGATGAAAAGTTTATAAGATGTGGTGCAGTGgcttgatatcctcgagataccaggggtactACTCGAAGGTAGATGATAATAGAGGTTGGACACGTGTATTGAtatgcagaaggcaagtacttcaacttgtccaagaaatgggatcAAATAAGAACAATCttggttggaaccacgattgcaaaggtcAAAATCACAGATACAGGATCaaattataccaagggaataattattgtTATGAGAAGCTTctatgataagatctacatcatttccatgggcatgaacacaaagttcaaggtcgactcccacttatcCAATGCAAAACTTCTCATTCACTCCCCGCTTTTGATGAAGctgtagtattgaaattttatctgatgaaaagccagtagagtataatcCGCATAACTTTctagttcacacagattagggaaggcataggttcaacccatcggggcatcttaggaacatataccacaatttcaggagtaattaacacaagctcgaaagcagagcatggttgacaaaaggacaGGATACAATCTACCAAGGGAATTATGTAACAGCAAAACAACTCACAAGGTGATTCAACGTGATGGACACTTTCTGATAATAATTCaacaatggatctggcgattcacgacagagttgatgtgagtatcggtaatcaatcagatgaagaaggggatgcaaaggcatcggcttatagaaacttctgaatgattcgatgcttgggtacaaaggaattatgatttcaagacgaaggatcagaatcgaggctctgatcaaaagatgagtaagttgaatagacttagaggtgcacccgatcaaatctggattgggcaagaaccagctcatatctggaaggatgtctgagccagaaagaaaatttgcaaggattaattgatgattgcgagtattcgcacACACGCTGAACCCATAGGAACATAAAGAcaatcacaaagaattttaaagaatattgctagacatatggaattaatcctaatgcaatCAAGAAAGGAGAATCAAGAGAAATAGGCTACACAGGATTTTGAAAGATCAGATAGCATTTTCAGTTATTTTGGAAaccatatgaacaactggggacgaACGAACCCCGGTTAAATGAATTATCCGCAGTCcaaaaagaagctgcaaagcagaaggcacaaaggattctcggaacaacggacaatactaggggtatcttgtaataataggagcaactggggatgaaggtacaagcggcaaggatgttattcacggggattatcggtggtcaggaactgcaaggcagttggcacagtgtctcgagaaacatcgaggagtatctgtAGAATCTTCtagcgaagcaagcgatcatcgataatgtcggggctctccgggaggaagtgggtacgagagcctaatgtcagagttagtaaaatgtttaacccgaatagatgagagatcagagtcccagagtatagacgaggattaaaagatcctaataccacccaatggcgacgtggacccgtaagccacacagccaagttagtaaaacagttttggacgactagactcaacttcgaccaaggagttggaaggggggatacctacaggcagtcggctctgataccaacttgcgacgcccccgattcaatcgtacactaatcatacacataaatgtgtacgattaagatcagggactcaaaggaagatatcacaacacaactctagacacagatcaaaataaaacaagctttatattacaagccaagggcctcaagggctcgaatacataagctcgaatacacaagagtcagcgaaagcacATCTGAGTACAGATGTAAGTTGAACAtagatgccttaagaaggctagcacaaaagcaacacgatcgaagaggcaaggcctcctatcTAGGAGCCCCCTAACTaatcctggtcgtcggcggcctccatgtagtagtaggcaccctcggggtagtagtagtcgtccgTGGTATCGTCTGGATcatgggctccaccatctggttgcgacatccgagaagaatggaaaagggggaaaaagaggaagcaaagcaaccgtgagtactcacaagcaaggatctacactacatatgcatcggtgtcaacgaaatgggtagtatctgtggactgaacttcaaagtgccagaagagaaggggaaagcctagcctatcgaagactagcatcttcaagtagcttcAAGCATTCTTGCAACATTAGAAAAGATAAGAgtggcataaagtaaagtagtagcacTGTTATCAACCTCAactagagatcctttctcgactccctgcgagatagcaatcccagagccatactatccagttatcacctcaagtatccagttctatttgtatcgaccgggatacaactccaagtgtccgttaccataggacaggctatcgatagatgttttcttccctgcaggggtgcaccaacttacccaccacgctcaatTAACACCGgcaggacacactttcctaggtcatgcccggcctcggccaaatgatacgccgcaacccgacctaggcttaacagagaggtcaacatgccagactaaacctatgcccccaggggtcttgggccatcgcctcGGGTACttctgcatgttgcgtgggcggtcggtgagcagacctagctagctacctccttaaaaaggcaggagcttaccagtccaacccggcgcgcgccgctcagtcgctgacgtctaataagcttcggctgatgcataggacgcagaacacccatacaatgcccacatgatggttagtgctatcaggccagaggccccttggatcaaatatccaaaccattagcgtgttggtagtgcggtcccgagtagagactcacgaaagatgtgaccccgtcgccccgtctcgaggacttgcggcaagggctaagagtgcccggccatgcctcgtattcaactcccgggtaccctccaggtcaacccgtctccacatcactcgcgggtacccctcaaggtCGATCCACCTTTCCAAGTAAcaattgtaaagtccaagtatcagTGTGTCCAAACACcagggggaaaacccgaggaatcaccctcggtgaattccactcaatgtaatcatcaaggtgaacataagaggaaccaccctcgaggttcacacttgaggggttgcacgacagagtcgtatcgggggtggtcaaggaggaatcacccttgatgaccacgaccgaatagctacagtACATAGATCTCaccaggagtgatgtatgaggtaccaccctcagcactcgatggtaactctgcggtatcgagcaacaaaaggggcgtgatgtgatgtgaggtgtcgggctctggtcgtcgatcatgttgctcgagtcgtcgatgatgaagcaggggcaacaaggacaaggtgggggtcactgatggatcaccaaccaacctatactaagcagtttaggataagcaggtaaggtaacaataagcaggttacaaaagcaggatatgcatcaaaataggagcaaacaataatagtagcaaaatctaatgcaaacatgagagaatggaatgggcgatatcgggatgatcaaaggggggcttgcctggaagctctgtcgAAAAGGAAGAACTGTCgttgtcgatgtagtcgatcaccaGGGCATCATtggcctcggggtctaccagagagaagatggggaagaaacaataaatataagcaAACAGGTGcgacactaagcatgacatgacaaaaagCAGAACTAGGATCGACCTAACATAGTACTACatgttgcagacggaggggataaacatccaaggatgaattcccggcgttaggcggattccggacaggggaaaagagggggaaagttccatgttcagcatgctaggggcatgtgacaaatgaacacgctgcgtattcagattcattggatttttctgaacaactttcatgtagaaaaccttttcatccgagatacggtttattttatatgaattttcaaagttttaaaacattttctaGATTTCTAGAATATATCTAAATTCGAATTTAAACAGTGTATTATTTTTTATACACACACACGCAGCTAGCCTATTAGAATGACAGGTGGGATCCAATGGCTGAGTTAGCATACACAGTCAGCAAGTCCATAGTCAATGTTTGACCTAGTCAAAGTGTGAATAGTGGCCATGGGGCCTACTTGTCATTGACTACTATTTTAACTAAATGGTTATTTAGTGTGAGGGACCACCTATCACAAACACATTAGGCCATTTAACATAAAAGTAGCAGCCCTAATCTAATCTAATTAGTAGTAACTAATCTGGATAGGGCCTCATACCCAGAGTACACGCACGCACACCACACAACACACTCGACCATGGCAGTGGCCATGGCCTGTAGCAGCAGCAACCGGCGGTAGCAGTACCTAGCAGCAGCGCATAGCAGGAGTAGCTAGTGGGAGCAGGACAACACGACAACAAGTAGTAGCGGCAATAGCCGAGCAGCAACATCACCAAGAAGTAGCAGGGCGAGAGCGGGAGTCTCGAGCGGCGCGGGCGCTCGACCAGGGTGCAGCGGGTGCACGCACACGTGGACGGACACAACCAGGGGTGAACGAGGGTGCGGGCTGCAGCAGACATGCGACGACGGGCATGGGCGCACACAGGCAACAGGGGCATGCGGGCGTGTGTGCGGACGCGATGCTTCGGCCATGGCGgcctgtaagacaataagttttggggaaccagcgcaaccctctaggggtggcttatctcattatatataatggttgtgttacaatacgtacataagtacagaagctatacatagtctaacaccctccctcaatcttagccactttctaaagaactgagaagggtaagattgcgcctacaagcctcaaactgtggcagcggtaaaggcttagtgaagatgtctgcaagttgatccttagatgagataaacttgatctggagttgcttctgcgatacacgttcccgtacaaagtgatagtcaacttcaatgtgtttcgttcgggcatgaaatactggatttgcagaaaggtatgtagcaccgatgttatcacaccaaagaataggaggctgtggttgagacaaacccaactcctgaagcaaagactgcacccaaataatctctgcagtagcattagccacagccttgtactcagcttcagtactgctacgtgacacagtagcctgtttccgagcactccaggcgatcaaattagagccaaagaatactgcataaccccccgtggatcgcctgtcatctgggctaccagcccaatctgcatcagagaaggccgaaaggacccgagaggaagtcagccgaatatgcataccaaatgtcagggtgaactgaacataacgaagaatgcgtttaacagcagcccaatgagtatctctgggagcctgaagatactgacaaaccctgttaacagcataagagatatctggtctcgtgatcgtcaagtactgaagtccaccaacaatgctcctgtactctgtggcatccgcaggagacaaaagctcaccatcaacagctgttatcttgtcggtagacgacatgggtgtggtggtcggtttgcacttcagcatgccagctctctgtaacaactccaaggagtacttcttctgcgtaaggacaagaccagtagcacgagaagtgacctcaactccaagaaagtagtgaagcttcccaagatctttgaccgcaaaatcagcaccaagagagcagacaagagcatcagcagcatactgagaagagctgacaaggataatatcatcgacatataccaaaagatacatagtgacttctggcttctgtagaagaaataacgaagtgtcagcagtagacggcacaaacccatgagcacgaagggcagaggcaaggcgggcatgccaggcacgaggagcttgcttcaaaccatatagtgctttggaaagacgacagatatagttaggacgatcaggatcagagaaaccaggcggctgtttcatataaacctcttcctccaaaaatccatgtagaaaagcattctgcacatcaagttgacgaagtgaccaaccacgagaaacaacaatggagagaagaagccgaatagtggtaggcttgacgacaggactgaaggtgtcctcatagtcaagaccatgacgctgccgaaaaccgcgagcaacaagtcgcgctttgtaacgctcaatagatccatccgaatgcttcttcactttgaatacccattttgagtcaataacatttacccgtggtggtggaggaacgagagtccatgtcttgttacgaagaagagcatgaaactcctgctccatagcctctcgccaatgtggaatgcgcagggcagcctgatatgagcgaggctcagaagatggatccgcaacagcagcatccaaacaagcagccaaccaagcaaccgtaccatccttacgttccttaggtttgaaaatgccactgcgactgcgtgtatgtggtcgggacacaggaaccaccgaggtcgacggagcagcctgcaacgggctggaggacagcgacgttgacgagtcagccggtgacaaggagccagtcacggtagcctcggactcggtcgacgaagaaggccggcccaccggcgaaaccggcagagcagacgaagcagctggcgactccggcatcacagaccgggccgttggcgagctcggcatagtgggccgtggcacGGCCGGTGTCGCAGGCCGATCCGCGGATGAAGGCGatgtgaggacccgagccgcgggcgaagacggcgtgacaggccgagccgcaggcgaagacggcgtgacgggccgagccgcagacgactcggcggccgctggcgaaaaaGGCCGAGCCGCTGGAAACTCGGCGATCGCTGGCGtagcggaccgagcagtggagatgctcggcgcgacgggctcgtcgggtgaccatgcatgagCATGCGAATCGacgccatgcaacatagggcgatcgacgtgcccaccagaagacgacgatgatgatggtgaatcctccaacagctccaaacgagctccacgtctggttcctgcaccatggttaggtaacagcaaaggagagtatgcaacatcatcaaattggtcagaagcaacagaggatgaatgcagggatggtggttcgacagtagacacaggaaggttggcaaagggaaaaacatgctcatcaaacacgacgtcccgagatatatagacacgattagtgggaacatgaagacatttgtaacctttatgaagagagctatagccaagaaaaacacacttcttagaacgagactcaagcttgcgcttgttatatggacgaagatgcggccagcaagcacacccaaataccttgagaaaggtataatcaggttgttcattaaggagaacctcaatgggagtcttcatgtttaaaacacgagtaggagtacggttgatgagaaagcatgcagtggtgaaagcatcactccaaaaccgaaacggaacagatgcatgggccaaaagagtaagaccagcttcaacaatatgacgatgcttacgttcgactgaaccattctgctgatgtgtatgtggacatgctaaacgatgagctatcccaagcgactgaaagaaagagttgaggttgcgatactcgcccccccaatccgactggacatgaacaattttgtgcttgagaagacgttcaacatgtttttgaaactgaacaaaaatatcaaacacgtcagatttgcgtttaataaggtaaagccaggtaaagcgactataagcatcaacgaaactgatatagtaattatgaccactgacagaagtctgagcaggaccccatacatctgaaaacacaagttctaaaggatgtttcacctcacgactggactctgaaaaaggaagttgatgactcttcccctgctgacaagcatcacacactgctacatctttattactagacaaactaggaagctcatgacgacgcaaaatatgacggacaataggtgtggccgggtgaccaagacgagcatgccactgtgacggagagacccgaactccactgaaaacgcgagcgacgccaggatgctccagacggtagaggccctggcacaaccgcccactaagaagaatgtccctcgtgccccgatccttaataaaaagatcaaaagggtgaaattcacaaagcacattattatcacgtgtgagtttaggaactgagagaagattacgggtcacagatggaactcgaagaacattgcgaagctgaagattcctattggcatgtctagtgagaagagatgcttgaccaatatgagagatgtgcatacctgctccattggcggtgtggatcttgtcggagccatgatagggttcacgagtgtgaagcttccccatctcgctggtcagatgctctgtcgccccagagtccatgtaccagtgtggatcgatggagtaggactgagtgtgtccctgttgcttctgcgacgcgggacgatcagccatggcgacctgacgggcattgttgcgtgtatctttgccgtcattgccaagaccaaggaagcttcgctggaagcgcttatgacacttggaggcccagtgcccatcgcggccacaaagctgacacacacgtggaccgccagcccccggtaaggtcgcagtaggtgggggggccgaggcgggcgacggtggcagccccaagggagaccggggtgatgaagaagagcggccacccttggtggcgacgttggccgagagggagccagtgcccctggtgcggcgagtctcgacccgttgctcagtgagaaggagccgagagaaaacctcgtgtgccagcatgggtgtcgagttgccccgttcgttgatgatctcgactaaggcatcatactcctcatcaagaccattgacaataaacgagttgaactcggagtcggtgaggggctgtccaatggaggccaatgtgtcggcgaggcccttgaccttgttgtagaactcagtggcagtggagtcaagcttctgacactctccaagctgacgacggagtgcagagacacgagcctggtactgcgctgcaaaggtgcgctcaaggatggtccaggcctcatgagacgtcttcgtgaagacaacaaggccggcaactgccggcgagagtgacccctggatggaggagaggttcgcctggtcctgccccgtccagacgcgatgggccggattgtagaccggaccgtgcacgctgtctaccagcgcgggtgggcagggaagcgatccgtcgacgtagcctagcaggtagtgactccccaagagcgggagaacctgcgcacgccagaagatgtagttgtcggcggagagcttgatggtgatgagatgatcgAAGTGAAACgacggcggcgaagacgatcccat from Triticum aestivum cultivar Chinese Spring chromosome 4A, IWGSC CS RefSeq v2.1, whole genome shotgun sequence harbors:
- the LOC123085871 gene encoding uncharacterized protein, with product MKEKVEAQPNLPRVSFLMLQWRVGCRGWPWRSSHGQGHVPAIADLPGALQNTAARPLHRTLIPSLFLHLFISIGSAPERRRPHVVVDVAATGLLSSRQEVQENCRGLLRLPRALNRARMARTLAIDLVFNAYIAGVRRRLPLLRSTSGLPDLAFVLTTPRPMMPR